The following coding sequences are from one Panicum hallii strain FIL2 chromosome 5, PHallii_v3.1, whole genome shotgun sequence window:
- the LOC112893356 gene encoding uncharacterized protein LOC112893356 isoform X1 → MSLRMAGPGNAEGVTASMGELSVEAAPSSSRTEIAQHANGGDVAAAEDDDIWDDASDSPGHASNLDREWIHRQNQFHKMGYRDGITEGQKDSAQEGFNVGFRQSVNVGYKWGLVRGVTSSAIASLPDNLKEKLVPDAQCRRKFLDVHTSVQEMSADDALQMFLENICQSDHPSDDSHVTSTADGATESNMIKSLSNDLVLLLHECPDIKVTEELA, encoded by the exons ATGAGTTTGCGAATGGCCGGCCCCGGGAATGCAGAGGGCGTGACCGCCTCCATGGGGGAGCTAAGCGTAGAAGCAGCACCTTCATCAAGTAGGACTGAAATCGCCCAGCATG CTAATGGTGGTGATGTTGCTGCTGCCGAAGATGATGACATATGGGATGATGCTTCAGATTCTCCTGGGCATGCTTCTAACTTAGACAGAGAATGGATCCACAGGCAGAACCAGTTTCATAAG ATGGGCTATAGGGATGGTATAACAGAAGGGCAGAAAGACTCTGCCCAGGAGGGCTTCAATGTTGGGTTTAGGCAATCTGTAAACGTTGGCTACAAGTGGGGCCTTGTTCGTGGTGTTACCAG CAGCGCAATAGCTAGCCTTCCTGACAACTTGAAGGAAAAACTTGTGCCTGATGCCCAGTGTAGAAGAAAATTTCTGGATGTGCACACATCTGTGCAAGAAATGTCTGCAGATGACGCACTCCAGATGTTCCTTGAGAACATCTGTCAGAGTGATCATCCTTCAGATGACTCGCATGTAACATCAACTGCAGATGGAGCTACAGAATCTAATATGATCAAAAGCCTATCAAATGATCTTGTGCTATTGTTGCATGAATGCCCAGATATTAAGGTAACTGAAGAGTTGGCATGA
- the LOC112893354 gene encoding pyridoxal phosphate homeostasis protein-like: MAAPVAEGAAASAAVALRAVLARAGRAAERSGRAAEAARVVAVGKTKPVSMLRQLYDAGHRCFGENYVQEIVTKAPQLPEDIRWHFIGHLQSNKVKPLLAAVPNLDMVEGVDNEKVANHLDRAVNSLGREPLKVLVQVNTSGEESKSGIDPSRCVELAKHVKLACPHLIFSGLMTIGMKDYSSTPENFKALVACKLEVCKALEIPTEQFELSMGMSGDFEQAIEMGSTNVRIGSTIFGPREYPNKKQK; this comes from the exons ATGGCAGCGCCTGtggcggagggggcggcggcgtcggccgCGGTGGCTCTGCGGGCCGTGCTGGCGCGGGCAGGGAGAGCGGCGGAGCGGTCGGGGCGCGCGGCGGAAGCGGCGCGGGTTGTGGCGGTGGGGAAGACCAAGCCCGTCTCGATGCTGCGGCAGCTCTACGACGCCGGACATCGCTGCTTCGGCGAGAATTACGTGCAGGAGATCGTCACCAAGGCCCCCCAG CTTCCGGAAGATATCCGGTGGCATTTCATTGGGCACTTGCAGAGCAACAAAGTGAAACCACTGTTAG CTGCTGTTCCAAATCTTGACATGGTTGAGGGTGTAGATAATGAAAAG GTTGCTAATCACCTTGACCGTGCTGTCAATAGCCTGGGAAGGGAGCCTTTGAAAGTACTTGTTCAAGTGAACACTAGTGGAGAAGAAT CAAAATCAGGTATTGATCCCTCCAGATGCGTCGAGCTTGCTAAGCATGTGAAACTAGCATGCCCACACCTGATATTTTCAGGTCTGATGACAATAGGGATGAAAGACTACTCATCAACACCAGAAAATTTTAAG GCACTGGTGGCTTGTAAGCTTGAAGTTTGCAAGGCCCTTGAGATACCTACAGAACAGTTTGAACTCTCCATGGGAATGTCTGGTGATTTTGAGCAAGCG ATAGAGATGGGCAGCACGAATGTGAGGATTGGATCGACCATTTTTGGACCAAGGGAGTATCCAAATAAAAAGCAGAAGTAG
- the LOC112893356 gene encoding uncharacterized protein LOC112893356 isoform X2 has product MSLRMAGPGNAEGVTASMGELSVEAAPSSSRTEIAQHANGGDVAAAEDDDIWDDASDSPGHASNLDREWIHRQNQFHKMGYRDGITEGQKDSAQEGFNVGFRQSVNVGYKWGLVRGVTSAIASLPDNLKEKLVPDAQCRRKFLDVHTSVQEMSADDALQMFLENICQSDHPSDDSHVTSTADGATESNMIKSLSNDLVLLLHECPDIKVTEELA; this is encoded by the exons ATGAGTTTGCGAATGGCCGGCCCCGGGAATGCAGAGGGCGTGACCGCCTCCATGGGGGAGCTAAGCGTAGAAGCAGCACCTTCATCAAGTAGGACTGAAATCGCCCAGCATG CTAATGGTGGTGATGTTGCTGCTGCCGAAGATGATGACATATGGGATGATGCTTCAGATTCTCCTGGGCATGCTTCTAACTTAGACAGAGAATGGATCCACAGGCAGAACCAGTTTCATAAG ATGGGCTATAGGGATGGTATAACAGAAGGGCAGAAAGACTCTGCCCAGGAGGGCTTCAATGTTGGGTTTAGGCAATCTGTAAACGTTGGCTACAAGTGGGGCCTTGTTCGTGGTGTTACCAG CGCAATAGCTAGCCTTCCTGACAACTTGAAGGAAAAACTTGTGCCTGATGCCCAGTGTAGAAGAAAATTTCTGGATGTGCACACATCTGTGCAAGAAATGTCTGCAGATGACGCACTCCAGATGTTCCTTGAGAACATCTGTCAGAGTGATCATCCTTCAGATGACTCGCATGTAACATCAACTGCAGATGGAGCTACAGAATCTAATATGATCAAAAGCCTATCAAATGATCTTGTGCTATTGTTGCATGAATGCCCAGATATTAAGGTAACTGAAGAGTTGGCATGA